In Paenibacillus phoenicis, one genomic interval encodes:
- a CDS encoding BglG family transcription antiterminator — protein sequence MNDRQKDILHMLLTDARPHLVIRDIALHFGCSEKTIRNDLDEIDQYLTQSSNARLVRKPGYGVALDISEPDKAQITAELLRSRSIKPKEQETEEERLIAVAYRLLMETKPVTIQELADKHYTSKTVIKKDLDALRDWLAKWDLIVVSKQKVGVLIEGKERDKRAALSKLSQLTGEAGQAFIKDRFAPHELDIVTRELKQLELDAQLAFTDEAFDNLLIHTLLMIRRTKLKQPITFSEQEKVFVRGKPEFRWTGAFIRKLERFFAVRFPEDEVAYLTAHILGGKIRSRARIETAEPGADPSAETAEVRGLAETLVRKMSALTWVDFGQDEALMEGLRIHLYSTLNRLSYGLTVSNPMLQDIKRMYPYMFDMVIYATRELSEGYPFTIPEEEVAYLTLHFQAAVERLSQPAEGRKRIVTVCHMGVGMSQILRSKLERKFPELHVLDSVRKADLPGYLAHHSVDFIISTIPLENVNVPYITVSPLLETGETQKIADFIGKLDQESGHAEHAGSILGMYTQPSLIFPRLTIGHRFELIELLGNELAKQGFVEPDYAHQALLRERLSSTTIGGGIAIPHGDPKLIRTSRIAVATLEEPLEWQEEKVSVVFMLALAPQEQEMTKKLFQRLSLLSEQPSTVERLVQARTPEELLNCL from the coding sequence ATGAACGACCGTCAGAAGGATATTTTACATATGCTGCTTACCGATGCCCGGCCCCACTTGGTGATCCGGGATATTGCCTTGCACTTTGGCTGTTCGGAGAAAACTATACGCAACGATCTGGATGAAATCGATCAGTATTTAACCCAATCGTCAAATGCCCGTCTGGTCCGCAAGCCCGGATACGGGGTCGCCTTGGACATTTCCGAGCCGGACAAAGCCCAAATCACCGCAGAACTGCTCCGATCCCGGTCCATCAAGCCAAAGGAACAGGAAACGGAGGAGGAACGGCTGATCGCCGTGGCCTACCGGCTCTTGATGGAGACGAAGCCGGTAACGATCCAAGAGCTGGCCGACAAGCACTACACCAGTAAGACCGTGATCAAAAAAGACTTGGACGCTTTGCGGGATTGGCTCGCGAAATGGGACCTGATCGTCGTTTCCAAGCAAAAGGTCGGCGTCTTGATCGAAGGGAAAGAACGGGATAAGCGCGCGGCGTTGTCCAAGCTGTCCCAACTCACCGGCGAAGCAGGCCAAGCCTTCATCAAGGATCGATTTGCTCCCCATGAGCTCGATATCGTCACTCGGGAGCTCAAGCAGCTCGAGCTTGATGCGCAGCTTGCTTTTACGGATGAAGCGTTCGACAATCTGCTGATTCATACGTTGCTGATGATTCGACGAACGAAACTGAAACAGCCGATTACCTTCTCCGAGCAAGAGAAGGTCTTTGTCCGCGGGAAGCCGGAGTTCCGCTGGACGGGAGCCTTCATCCGGAAGCTGGAGCGCTTCTTCGCCGTGCGCTTCCCGGAGGATGAAGTAGCTTATCTGACCGCTCATATTCTGGGCGGGAAGATCCGATCCCGGGCGCGGATCGAAACGGCGGAGCCCGGAGCAGATCCATCCGCGGAAACGGCGGAGGTCCGCGGTTTAGCAGAGACGCTCGTCCGGAAGATGTCCGCTTTGACCTGGGTGGATTTTGGCCAAGACGAGGCTTTGATGGAAGGGCTGCGCATTCATTTATATTCAACGTTGAACCGGTTAAGCTACGGGCTCACCGTATCGAACCCGATGCTGCAGGATATCAAGAGAATGTATCCCTACATGTTTGATATGGTGATTTATGCGACGAGAGAGTTAAGTGAAGGGTACCCCTTCACCATTCCTGAAGAGGAGGTCGCTTATTTGACGCTGCATTTTCAGGCCGCTGTGGAACGGCTGAGCCAGCCGGCTGAGGGAAGGAAGCGAATCGTGACTGTCTGCCATATGGGGGTGGGCATGTCGCAGATCTTGCGCAGCAAGCTGGAGCGGAAGTTCCCCGAACTGCATGTATTGGATTCCGTTCGGAAAGCCGATCTCCCCGGGTATTTGGCTCACCATTCGGTTGACTTTATCATCTCCACAATTCCTTTGGAGAATGTGAACGTCCCCTATATCACGGTATCCCCGCTGCTGGAGACTGGCGAAACGCAGAAGATCGCCGACTTCATCGGCAAGTTGGACCAAGAATCCGGTCACGCCGAACACGCTGGCTCGATTCTGGGCATGTACACGCAGCCTTCGCTCATCTTCCCGCGCCTGACCATCGGCCATCGATTCGAGCTGATCGAGCTGTTAGGGAACGAGCTCGCCAAGCAGGGGTTCGTTGAGCCGGATTACGCGCATCAGGCTTTGCTGCGGGAACGGCTCTCGTCCACGACCATCGGCGGCGGCATCGCAATCCCCCATGGCGATCCGAAGCTGATTCGCACCTCGCGGATCGCTGTTGCCACCCTGGAAGAGCCGTTGGAATGGCAGGAAGAGAAGGTGTCCGTCGTATTTATGCTGGCGCTTGCCCCGCAGGAGCAAGAGATGACGAAAAAACTGTTCCAGCGCCTGTCCTTGCTAAGCGAACAGCCTTCAACCGTTGAGCGGCTCGTGCAGGCACGGACTCCCGAGGAGCTGCTCAATTGCTTATAG
- a CDS encoding protein-glutamine gamma-glutamyltransferase, with protein MILLPPQDKSQLAQMTLPPLQREIVQAQERSPVPYRYGSLDELLFELALRNSIVDSALALNGSGAQFAVYRKSRCNELYWNRTEEGGFRLRNGVAPADAILDIYRNGPLYGFECSMAMMIVMYKAVLDQIGSRAFNTYFTNLLLYDWQYDSDLGFRQGSLRLGPYPGDILYFKNPDHNPETPEWQGENVIMLGEDRYYGHGIGIHSSAGIIDALNRRRIPGSRRSAYLLDLIIYPNYDHIRSLRGVYARIGSTVYRRRGSHNEAHHTNSSQA; from the coding sequence TTGATCCTACTGCCGCCACAAGATAAGAGTCAACTTGCTCAAATGACGCTGCCTCCGCTTCAAAGGGAAATCGTGCAGGCTCAAGAACGAAGCCCGGTGCCCTATCGTTACGGTTCTTTAGATGAATTGCTGTTCGAACTGGCTCTCCGCAACTCGATCGTCGATTCGGCCTTGGCGCTGAATGGAAGTGGGGCCCAATTTGCCGTCTACCGTAAATCCCGATGCAATGAGCTGTATTGGAACCGCACGGAGGAGGGAGGGTTTCGGCTAAGAAACGGAGTAGCGCCGGCGGATGCCATTCTCGACATTTACCGGAACGGTCCGCTTTATGGCTTCGAATGCTCGATGGCGATGATGATCGTGATGTATAAGGCTGTACTGGATCAGATCGGCAGTCGGGCGTTTAATACGTATTTTACCAACCTGCTTCTTTACGATTGGCAGTATGACAGTGATCTGGGTTTTCGTCAAGGAAGTTTGCGTCTGGGGCCCTATCCCGGAGATATTCTCTATTTCAAAAATCCGGACCATAATCCCGAAACCCCGGAATGGCAAGGGGAGAACGTCATTATGCTGGGCGAAGACCGCTATTATGGCCATGGCATCGGCATCCATTCTTCCGCCGGAATCATCGACGCACTTAATCGGAGAAGAATACCCGGCAGCCGGCGATCGGCGTACTTGCTTGATTTGATCATTTATCCCAATTACGATCATATCCGATCCCTGCGGGGCGTGTATGCCCGGATCGGCAGCACCGTCTATCGCCGTCGCGGCTCCCACAACGAAGCGCATCACACCAATTCCAGCCAAGCCTAA
- a CDS encoding SDR family NAD(P)-dependent oxidoreductase, with protein MKLIVTGAGKGLGLEIVGEALRRGHEVAAGMRSLDTNVEALKARQEGAPGKLTLLELDVDEEDSIAQAKEAMAARWGTVDALINNAGILLAREQPIERLEFAAVENTFRTNLYGPMKMVKHFLPLLKESDRPLILNVSSEAGCFAGAYGGDYPYALSKAALNYFTAQLRKELVPQGFSVYAMHPGWIRTPMGGSQAPGDPRDSARAILDLAEGKLDADTHAVMIGIDGKAMPL; from the coding sequence ATGAAACTGATCGTAACAGGAGCGGGGAAGGGACTTGGATTGGAAATCGTCGGGGAAGCATTGCGGCGCGGCCATGAGGTGGCTGCCGGCATGCGCTCGCTGGATACGAACGTGGAAGCGTTGAAGGCACGGCAGGAGGGGGCGCCAGGGAAGCTGACGCTGCTTGAGCTGGATGTCGACGAGGAAGATTCGATTGCTCAAGCGAAGGAGGCCATGGCTGCCAGATGGGGAACGGTGGACGCGCTGATCAACAACGCGGGGATCTTGCTGGCACGGGAGCAGCCGATCGAGCGATTGGAATTCGCGGCGGTGGAGAATACGTTCCGCACCAATCTGTACGGCCCGATGAAGATGGTGAAGCATTTCCTGCCGCTGCTGAAAGAGAGTGATCGGCCCTTGATTCTGAACGTATCCTCGGAGGCCGGATGTTTTGCCGGGGCATATGGCGGCGATTATCCGTATGCGTTGTCCAAGGCCGCACTCAACTATTTTACCGCTCAGCTGCGCAAGGAGCTGGTGCCGCAGGGGTTCAGCGTGTACGCCATGCATCCAGGCTGGATACGGACCCCGATGGGCGGCAGTCAGGCGCCCGGCGATCCGCGGGATTCGGCGCGGGCGATTCTCGACTTGGCCGAAGGGAAGCTGGACGCGGATACCCACGCCGTGATGATTGGTATCGACGGGAAAGCGATGCCGCTGTAA
- a CDS encoding Gfo/Idh/MocA family protein: MTKKQDGMNYAPKGKPNPVVGTGEFRFAAIGLDHGHIYGMCNGLIEAGAELAAVYDPDPEKVKRFVDTFPQAKAAASEEEIWEDPQIRLIAAACIPSERCALGLRAMEHGKHYFADKPAFTTLEQVEQARRKTEQTGLKWGIYYGERLHVESAVFAGQLIEEGAIGRVVQVIGTGPHRANPKARPEWFFDPDCYGGILCDIGSHQIEQFLHYAGAKDAKVLHSKVANYKFKEYPRFEDFGDATLVADNGATFYFRVDWLTPDGLGTWGDGRTLILGTDGYIEIRKYIDIAREASGNHLYLVNHEGEFHYDCSGKVGYPYFGAFILDILNGTETAMTQEHAFKAAALCIEAQAQAIRIETD, translated from the coding sequence ATGACGAAGAAGCAAGATGGCATGAATTATGCGCCGAAAGGAAAACCCAATCCGGTAGTTGGAACAGGCGAATTTCGCTTTGCGGCGATCGGATTGGATCATGGGCATATCTACGGAATGTGCAACGGGTTGATCGAGGCCGGGGCGGAGCTCGCCGCGGTGTATGACCCGGATCCGGAAAAGGTGAAGCGGTTTGTCGATACGTTTCCGCAAGCGAAGGCAGCGGCGTCCGAGGAAGAGATTTGGGAGGATCCGCAGATCCGGTTGATCGCCGCAGCCTGTATTCCTTCGGAACGATGCGCACTCGGGCTTCGGGCGATGGAGCACGGCAAGCATTATTTTGCGGATAAACCGGCGTTTACGACGTTGGAGCAGGTCGAACAGGCGCGACGGAAAACGGAACAGACCGGTCTTAAATGGGGGATCTATTACGGGGAACGCCTGCATGTTGAGAGCGCTGTGTTTGCCGGCCAGCTAATCGAGGAAGGCGCCATCGGGCGGGTCGTCCAGGTCATTGGCACAGGGCCGCATCGCGCTAATCCCAAGGCCCGGCCGGAATGGTTCTTTGACCCCGACTGTTACGGCGGGATATTATGCGATATCGGGTCCCATCAGATCGAGCAATTCCTGCATTACGCAGGCGCTAAGGATGCGAAAGTGCTGCATAGCAAGGTGGCCAACTACAAGTTCAAGGAATACCCGCGATTTGAGGACTTTGGCGATGCAACGCTGGTAGCGGATAACGGGGCGACCTTCTACTTCCGGGTGGATTGGCTGACTCCCGACGGTTTGGGGACGTGGGGCGACGGCCGCACCCTCATCTTGGGGACGGATGGCTACATCGAAATTCGCAAATACATCGACATCGCCCGGGAAGCTTCCGGCAATCATCTCTATTTAGTGAATCATGAAGGCGAATTCCACTATGACTGCTCCGGGAAAGTGGGATACCCTTATTTCGGCGCATTTATTTTGGATATCCTCAACGGAACGGAAACTGCCATGACACAGGAGCATGCCTTTAAAGCGGCGGCTTTATGCATTGAGGCGCAGGCGCAAGCGATTCGGATTGAAACGGATTAA
- a CDS encoding Gfo/Idh/MocA family protein translates to MIHVAVIGAGAISPAHIQAYLQFPERCRIVAICDIYPEKARQRAEEFQLDADIYANYSELLQRSDIDLVSVCTPPYTHAETAIAFLNAGKHVIVEKPMASSLEECDRMNEAAEQSGKILSVVAQNRFTTPMMKLKKVLDTKLMGPIVHAQVDSYWWRGHCYYDLWWRGTWEKEGGGCTLNHAVHHIDIFQWMNGMPAEVTAVMSNTSHDNAEVEDISIAIARYDNGALAQLTSSVVHHGQEQQLIFQGKHARVSAPWKVAASVSKPNGFPEPDVELEAKIQQAYDEQPELRYEGHRGQIQDVLNAIEHGTPVLVDGIQGRRTLELITAIYQSASTGQTVKLPLGPDSPFYTRQGILQNATYFYEKKTSIENFSDNTITSGGNS, encoded by the coding sequence GTGATCCATGTAGCAGTGATCGGAGCCGGTGCGATATCCCCGGCCCATATTCAAGCGTATTTGCAATTCCCGGAGCGGTGCCGGATCGTGGCGATCTGCGATATTTATCCGGAGAAAGCTCGGCAAAGGGCGGAGGAGTTTCAGTTGGATGCGGACATCTATGCCAACTATTCCGAATTGCTCCAGCGCAGCGACATCGACCTGGTCTCCGTGTGCACCCCGCCGTATACTCACGCGGAGACGGCGATCGCTTTTTTGAACGCGGGCAAGCATGTGATTGTCGAGAAGCCGATGGCCTCCTCGCTGGAGGAATGCGATCGGATGAACGAAGCCGCGGAGCAGAGCGGAAAAATATTATCCGTCGTGGCCCAGAACCGGTTCACGACCCCTATGATGAAGCTGAAGAAGGTGTTGGACACGAAGCTGATGGGGCCGATCGTGCACGCGCAAGTCGACTCTTATTGGTGGAGAGGCCACTGTTACTATGATCTGTGGTGGCGAGGCACCTGGGAGAAGGAAGGCGGCGGCTGCACGCTGAACCATGCGGTGCACCATATCGATATTTTTCAATGGATGAACGGCATGCCGGCGGAGGTCACTGCAGTGATGAGCAACACCTCCCATGACAATGCCGAGGTGGAGGACATCTCGATCGCCATCGCCCGCTACGACAACGGGGCGCTGGCCCAGCTCACCAGCTCCGTTGTGCATCACGGCCAGGAGCAGCAGTTAATTTTCCAGGGGAAGCACGCGCGTGTGTCTGCACCGTGGAAAGTAGCGGCTTCTGTTTCCAAGCCAAACGGATTCCCTGAGCCGGACGTAGAGCTGGAAGCGAAGATTCAGCAGGCTTACGATGAGCAACCTGAGCTTCGGTATGAAGGTCATCGCGGCCAAATTCAAGACGTGCTGAATGCGATTGAGCATGGGACACCCGTGCTGGTGGATGGCATTCAAGGCCGCAGAACGCTGGAGCTGATTACGGCGATTTACCAATCCGCAAGTACCGGCCAGACGGTGAAACTGCCGTTGGGTCCGGATAGTCCCTTTTATACACGGCAAGGGATATTGCAGAACGCGACTTATTTTTACGAGAAGAAGACCAGCATCGAAAACTTCAGCGACAATACGATCACCTCGGGGGGCAACAGCTAA
- a CDS encoding extracellular solute-binding protein gives MRKPFRSSMFALVALVMAASFALAGCGGGGSNSSSSGNGKDSGGNTTATNNAKESAPKGERITLKVELFDRNNTPAGEPPITDNFMTQYIQKSFGDPNNIDVEFVTVPRAEEVDKLNVLMASGSAPDIVFTYSKPTVQNYVKSGGLTDLGPLIDQYGPNLKKVLEPSLPYGVFDGKQYVIPALRVIQAQSTTFIRKDWLDQLNLPLPQTTEEFVNAMRAFKEKDPGKTGGKVIPYSYIDVFHMMPLVNSFWKWDEITDRDLYSVPRWLQPGSKDGYRLLNQMYNEGLIDPDFALSDDFSQAFAQQVVNSIAGAGTPNTNEPVYNGYYANLKANNPDAVLEAIDPFSTPDGKHPKPVYDPIGAYIMVPATSKNAEAAVKYLNWMADPSNILVLQNGEEGVSYEMSEDGLPVLLNTPEAQNLLYNYYDYCIILNGKYISTEDPNKNIAANAFDPDFKDFTVKSIQVGTNDGYTLPRVDIAVDAEIKYAKILEDFEKEMLAKIVTAKPDQFDKVYDQKVEEYMAMGGKAVMEGKQAAYDEFYKK, from the coding sequence ATGCGCAAACCATTTCGCTCCTCGATGTTCGCCTTAGTGGCGCTGGTCATGGCCGCAAGCTTCGCTTTGGCGGGCTGCGGCGGCGGAGGAAGCAACAGCTCATCCAGCGGAAACGGAAAGGACAGCGGCGGGAACACCACAGCTACGAACAATGCCAAGGAATCCGCACCGAAGGGGGAACGCATTACCTTAAAGGTGGAGCTGTTTGACCGGAACAATACGCCGGCTGGGGAACCGCCAATTACGGATAACTTCATGACCCAGTATATCCAGAAAAGCTTTGGCGACCCGAACAACATCGACGTTGAATTCGTGACGGTGCCGCGCGCCGAAGAGGTCGATAAGCTGAACGTCCTGATGGCCTCAGGCTCTGCTCCGGACATTGTGTTCACGTACAGCAAGCCTACCGTGCAAAACTATGTAAAAAGCGGAGGCTTAACCGACCTGGGACCGCTCATCGATCAATACGGCCCCAATTTGAAGAAGGTGCTGGAGCCTTCCCTGCCCTACGGCGTATTTGACGGGAAGCAATACGTCATCCCGGCACTGCGCGTGATTCAAGCCCAAAGCACGACCTTCATTCGCAAGGACTGGCTCGATCAACTGAACCTTCCGCTTCCGCAAACGACGGAGGAATTTGTGAATGCCATGCGTGCTTTTAAAGAGAAGGATCCCGGCAAGACGGGTGGCAAGGTCATCCCCTACAGCTACATCGACGTGTTCCATATGATGCCGTTGGTCAATTCCTTCTGGAAATGGGATGAAATCACGGATAGAGATCTGTACTCGGTTCCGAGATGGCTGCAACCGGGGAGTAAGGACGGTTACCGGCTGCTCAACCAGATGTACAATGAAGGACTGATCGATCCGGACTTCGCGCTCAGCGACGACTTCAGCCAAGCTTTTGCCCAACAGGTTGTGAACAGCATTGCCGGGGCAGGCACGCCAAACACCAATGAACCGGTTTATAACGGGTACTATGCCAACCTGAAAGCGAACAATCCGGACGCGGTACTGGAGGCGATCGATCCGTTCTCTACCCCGGACGGGAAGCATCCAAAGCCGGTGTATGACCCGATTGGCGCATACATCATGGTTCCGGCAACAAGCAAAAACGCAGAGGCGGCTGTGAAATATTTGAACTGGATGGCTGACCCAAGCAACATTCTCGTGCTGCAAAACGGCGAGGAAGGCGTCTCGTACGAAATGAGCGAAGACGGGCTGCCGGTGCTGCTGAATACGCCGGAAGCTCAGAACCTGCTGTACAACTATTACGATTACTGCATCATCCTGAACGGCAAATACATTTCCACCGAGGATCCAAACAAGAACATTGCCGCCAACGCCTTCGATCCCGACTTCAAAGATTTCACCGTCAAGAGCATCCAAGTCGGAACGAATGACGGGTATACCCTGCCTCGCGTAGATATCGCGGTGGATGCCGAGATCAAATATGCCAAAATTCTGGAGGATTTCGAAAAAGAAATGCTCGCGAAGATCGTCACGGCCAAACCGGATCAATTCGACAAGGTCTATGACCAGAAGGTCGAGGAATACATGGCCATGGGCGGCAAAGCTGTCATGGAAGGGAAACAGGCGGCTTACGACGAGTTTTACAAGAAGTAA
- a CDS encoding carbohydrate ABC transporter permease translates to MIRNPVDKVIDTIVIVVIGLFALFCVVPMIHIFALSFSGNRAIMSGEVFLWPVDWNFHSYSAVFGDISMMRSLLLTVILVVVYTAVALVMTIMAAYALSRRNFSGRNVMFGLIIVTMFFNPGIIPNYLLIKELGLLNSPLSLILPLMINAFLLIIMRTSFSGVPHELEDSAWMDGCGHFRFLLQVVLPLQLPILATIGLYSAVDRWNMFQDALFYINDKNLYPLQLKLYQMVINSQVNDATAQEGFNAATPIPQGIQSASIMFATVPILLVYPWLQKYFISGMLQGAIKG, encoded by the coding sequence GTGATCCGGAATCCGGTTGATAAAGTGATCGATACAATCGTCATCGTGGTCATCGGTTTATTTGCCTTGTTTTGCGTCGTGCCGATGATCCATATCTTTGCCTTATCCTTCAGCGGCAACCGGGCCATTATGTCCGGGGAGGTGTTCCTGTGGCCGGTCGACTGGAACTTCCATTCCTATTCCGCCGTATTCGGGGACATCTCCATGATGCGGTCCCTGTTGCTGACGGTGATTCTGGTCGTCGTCTATACCGCGGTCGCTTTGGTGATGACCATTATGGCCGCGTATGCGTTAAGCCGCAGAAACTTCAGTGGCCGGAACGTGATGTTTGGGCTCATCATCGTCACAATGTTTTTTAACCCGGGGATCATCCCCAATTACTTGCTGATCAAAGAGCTGGGCCTGCTCAATTCGCCGCTGTCGCTCATTTTGCCCCTGATGATTAATGCGTTCCTGCTGATCATTATGAGAACTTCCTTCTCCGGCGTTCCTCATGAGCTGGAGGATTCAGCCTGGATGGATGGCTGCGGCCATTTCCGCTTTCTGCTCCAGGTCGTGCTGCCGCTTCAGCTGCCGATCCTTGCGACCATCGGGCTTTATTCGGCCGTGGACCGTTGGAACATGTTTCAGGACGCTTTGTTTTACATCAACGATAAAAATTTGTACCCGCTCCAGCTCAAACTTTATCAGATGGTCATCAACAGCCAGGTGAACGATGCCACGGCGCAGGAAGGCTTTAACGCCGCGACGCCGATTCCCCAAGGCATTCAGTCAGCCAGCATTATGTTTGCTACCGTGCCGATTTTGCTGGTCTACCCCTGGCTGCAGAAATATTTCATTTCCGGCATGCTGCAGGGGGCCATTAAAGGATAG
- a CDS encoding ABC transporter permease has protein sequence MQTEVRQARAPLPVKRRNSMAAFKRQWPLYLLMLLPMTFFIVFKYIPMAGVVVAFKDYNIFQGIWASEWVGWDVFREIFGMPQFYKALRNTLMLNVFSLLTFPVPIILAIMLNELRVHWYKRVSQTLLYLPHFISWVIVGGMVLQLLATNTGSVNELIKSLGGRPIPFLEDTVLWILTYTGAGVWHYAGWGTILYLAALTSINKELYEAAEVDGASRLRRIWHITLPGIKPTIVVLFIIQIGHMADISFEQPYALQNGYVMDVAQVISTYVYTVGIQSAQFALATAVGLFQSVIGLILLLTAELISRKVNQQGIF, from the coding sequence ATGCAAACGGAAGTCAGGCAGGCCCGTGCCCCGCTCCCCGTTAAACGACGGAACAGCATGGCGGCCTTCAAGCGGCAATGGCCATTGTATCTGCTGATGCTCTTGCCGATGACGTTCTTTATCGTATTTAAGTACATTCCAATGGCGGGCGTCGTAGTTGCTTTCAAGGACTACAACATTTTTCAGGGGATCTGGGCCAGCGAGTGGGTCGGATGGGACGTATTTCGCGAGATCTTTGGGATGCCGCAGTTCTATAAGGCGCTGCGCAACACCTTGATGTTAAACGTCTTCTCTCTGCTGACGTTCCCGGTTCCGATCATCCTGGCGATTATGCTGAACGAGCTGCGGGTCCATTGGTACAAACGCGTAAGCCAAACCTTGCTGTATCTACCCCACTTCATCTCTTGGGTCATTGTCGGCGGGATGGTGCTTCAATTACTCGCGACCAATACGGGCAGTGTCAACGAGTTGATCAAGAGCCTCGGCGGCCGGCCGATTCCGTTCCTCGAGGACACGGTGCTTTGGATTCTGACCTACACAGGAGCCGGGGTTTGGCACTATGCGGGCTGGGGAACGATCCTTTATTTAGCAGCGCTTACAAGCATCAATAAAGAGCTGTATGAAGCCGCTGAAGTAGATGGGGCCAGTCGGCTACGACGAATCTGGCATATTACGCTTCCCGGGATTAAGCCCACGATCGTGGTGCTGTTTATTATCCAAATCGGCCATATGGCGGATATCAGCTTCGAGCAGCCTTATGCCCTGCAGAACGGCTACGTCATGGATGTCGCTCAGGTGATCAGCACCTATGTGTACACGGTGGGCATTCAATCAGCGCAATTCGCGCTGGCAACCGCCGTGGGATTGTTCCAATCGGTCATCGGGCTGATTCTGCTGCTCACGGCCGAACTCATATCCCGAAAAGTAAACCAGCAAGGCATCTTCTAG
- a CDS encoding extracellular solute-binding protein, whose product MPLLRSWLSKLAVIAILCVLTGCSGFGDTDRLGWADGPLPNFDSDGFTANHDGWTTLRIELFERSNKPIGAPTITDNTMTQYIQEHFGNPERIKIEFVTVPRAEEVRRLQVLMAANQAPDIVFTYDLPTVYNFYTQGKLTDLSPLLDQYGSRLKELLGEEVLSYGRRQGTQFAIPARRVLTARTTTLIREDWLREAGLSLPETTEEFYQALQMFKKNRLQKTGEVIYPYGQIDYYHTAPLQYSFWDWDQITEEDLYAEPGWTMPGNKEAFRFLNRLYHEGLIDPDFHLDRFAQQFQKDLVNGRVGAASPNTNEPVYMGYLAELLKNDPDAILTPIDPFTSASGKKWKPILENTGMYIMVPKTSKNAEAAIKYLNWMAQPENIITLQNGVEGVTYRMEDGVPVTLENEDVNRLLFNFFDYCIILNGKYVSSQDERLNLKANATNKRFEEFTRKSVEYGMNDGIETPRIHAILPSEIRYAAALNEKNDEIFVKVITASPQAFDTVYDEEVAEYLAMGGQQVREEKHRAYQMQNGGTP is encoded by the coding sequence ATGCCCCTTTTGAGGTCGTGGTTATCGAAGCTGGCGGTCATCGCTATTCTGTGCGTCCTGACAGGCTGCAGCGGATTTGGGGATACGGATCGGTTGGGCTGGGCTGACGGCCCTCTCCCAAATTTTGATTCGGACGGATTCACTGCCAATCATGACGGCTGGACAACGCTTCGCATTGAGCTGTTTGAGCGAAGCAACAAACCGATCGGCGCCCCCACAATTACCGATAATACGATGACGCAGTACATTCAGGAGCATTTCGGAAATCCGGAGCGGATCAAGATCGAATTTGTCACCGTCCCCCGGGCGGAAGAAGTCCGGAGGCTGCAGGTGTTAATGGCCGCAAATCAAGCGCCGGATATCGTGTTCACCTATGACCTGCCTACCGTCTACAATTTCTACACCCAAGGGAAATTAACCGATTTGTCGCCTCTGTTGGACCAATACGGTTCAAGGTTGAAGGAGCTCCTCGGGGAAGAGGTGTTGAGTTATGGGCGGAGGCAAGGAACACAGTTTGCAATTCCCGCAAGGCGGGTGTTGACGGCCCGAACGACGACCTTGATCCGGGAGGATTGGCTCCGGGAGGCCGGACTCTCCCTGCCGGAGACGACGGAGGAGTTTTACCAGGCGCTCCAAATGTTTAAAAAGAATCGGTTGCAAAAGACCGGAGAGGTCATCTATCCTTACGGTCAAATCGATTATTACCATACCGCCCCGCTGCAATACTCGTTCTGGGATTGGGACCAGATCACCGAGGAGGACTTATACGCCGAGCCGGGTTGGACGATGCCCGGGAACAAGGAGGCGTTCCGGTTCCTGAACCGCCTGTATCACGAGGGGCTGATTGATCCCGATTTTCATTTGGACCGATTCGCCCAGCAATTTCAGAAGGATCTGGTGAACGGCCGGGTTGGAGCCGCATCCCCCAATACGAATGAGCCGGTTTATATGGGATATCTGGCTGAACTGTTAAAGAACGACCCCGATGCCATCCTAACGCCAATCGATCCCTTCACAAGCGCCAGCGGCAAGAAGTGGAAGCCGATCCTGGAAAACACGGGCATGTACATCATGGTTCCGAAAACGAGCAAAAACGCCGAAGCAGCGATTAAATATTTGAATTGGATGGCGCAGCCGGAGAACATTATCACGCTGCAGAACGGCGTGGAGGGCGTGACCTACCGGATGGAGGACGGTGTGCCGGTAACCCTGGAGAACGAGGATGTAAATCGATTGTTATTTAATTTTTTTGACTACTGCATCATTTTAAATGGAAAATATGTCAGCAGCCAGGACGAACGCTTGAATCTAAAAGCGAATGCGACCAACAAACGCTTTGAAGAGTTTACGCGCAAGAGCGTGGAGTACGGAATGAATGACGGGATCGAAACCCCGCGCATTCATGCGATTTTGCCTTCCGAAATTCGGTATGCCGCTGCTTTAAATGAGAAGAACGACGAAATTTTCGTAAAGGTCATTACGGCGTCTCCGCAAGCCTTTGATACCGTTTACGACGAGGAGGTCGCAGAGTATCTCGCCATGGGCGGACAGCAAGTTCGCGAGGAGAAGCATCGAGCGTATCAAATGCAAAACGGCGGAACACCATAA